In Streptosporangium album, the following are encoded in one genomic region:
- a CDS encoding IS630 family transposase: MDHQQGPGLRRKRTQVVGLYTDPPDGAVVVCADELGPVTPRTFGPAPAWSADGHRIKAPLEYFRGPDKTWVYGALRVADGAAVTMTAASRNSDCYQRFLQRVEDANPGHGDIWVIADNLSGHNSLATRTWLADHPRIQHAFIPVGACWLNLQEAWWRIFRHHALAGVSFADSKDIDHATRIATAQLNQRAKPWVWGRPPPAPRHLRRQFVYSL; this comes from the coding sequence CTGGACCACCAGCAAGGACCCGGACTTCGCCGCAAAAGAACGCAGGTCGTCGGCCTGTACACCGACCCGCCGGACGGCGCGGTCGTCGTCTGCGCCGACGAGCTGGGGCCGGTGACCCCGCGTACCTTCGGCCCCGCGCCCGCCTGGTCCGCCGACGGCCACCGGATCAAAGCGCCGCTGGAATACTTCCGCGGCCCCGACAAGACCTGGGTGTACGGTGCGCTGCGCGTCGCCGACGGCGCCGCGGTCACCATGACCGCCGCCTCCCGCAACAGCGACTGCTACCAGCGGTTCCTGCAACGGGTCGAGGACGCCAACCCCGGCCACGGTGACATCTGGGTGATCGCCGACAACCTGTCCGGTCACAACAGCCTCGCCACCCGCACATGGCTGGCCGACCATCCCCGCATCCAGCACGCGTTCATCCCCGTCGGCGCCTGCTGGCTCAATCTGCAGGAGGCGTGGTGGCGGATCTTCCGCCACCATGCCCTGGCCGGAGTGTCCTTCGCTGATAGCAAGGACATCGACCACGCCACCCGCATCGCCACCGCCCAGCTCAACCAGCGGGCCAAACCCTGGGTCTGGGGACGGCCACCACCGGCCCCCAGACACCTACGCCGCCAGTTCGTCTACAGCCTTTGA
- a CDS encoding nuclear transport factor 2 family protein: MQEETARSAIDTFISAFNASDDSYVTALLSQALTSDVVFWGPLGRSEGIAAVERFVLDIRRHPAGTGTMARCSAVDMPDEWARYQWVFTTPDGGPRLAGTDVVHLRRSLIDQVIVFAGEIEPSAS; the protein is encoded by the coding sequence ATGCAGGAAGAGACGGCACGCTCCGCGATCGACACGTTCATCTCCGCGTTTAACGCCTCGGACGACAGCTATGTGACTGCCCTGCTCTCCCAGGCCCTGACCTCAGACGTGGTCTTCTGGGGGCCGTTGGGTCGCAGCGAAGGAATCGCGGCGGTCGAGCGGTTCGTGCTGGACATCCGGCGCCACCCGGCGGGGACCGGCACGATGGCGCGCTGCTCAGCGGTGGACATGCCTGACGAGTGGGCCCGGTACCAGTGGGTCTTCACCACGCCGGATGGAGGCCCCCGCCTGGCGGGAACGGACGTCGTCCATCTGCGGCGGAGCCTCATCGACCAGGTCATCGTCTTTGCGGGGGAGATCGAGCCGTCCGCCTCCTGA
- a CDS encoding tyrosine-type recombinase/integrase, with amino-acid sequence MISHSVAVTGGAGETLRLVFASLVGTPLDSHNVRRAFRKVVKDAGLPAKDWTPRKMRHSFVSLLSDSGVPLEDIARLIGHSGTAVTEAVYRKQIRPVLLGGAEAIDRIFT; translated from the coding sequence GTGATCTCACATTCCGTCGCCGTTACTGGCGGCGCTGGTGAAACGCTCAGGCTCGTCTTCGCCTCCCTGGTGGGCACTCCCCTGGACTCCCATAACGTACGGCGGGCATTCCGGAAGGTCGTGAAAGATGCCGGGCTGCCGGCAAAGGACTGGACACCACGGAAGATGCGGCACAGCTTCGTCTCGCTGCTGTCCGACTCCGGCGTCCCCTTGGAGGACATCGCACGACTTATCGGCCACAGCGGGACCGCGGTCACCGAGGCGGTCTACCGTAAACAGATCCGCCCAGTGCTTCTCGGTGGTGCCGAAGCAATAGACCGGATCTTTACGTGA
- a CDS encoding IS1380 family transposase, which translates to MSADGKNQIGHVGGLHLRLPAQRTGLTGTLSNALRRRRFHPLHDRGQVLVDLAVAITLGATCIRDIRLLEHQRPMIGPVASFPTVWRALKEIDEAALRRIERARAAVRRHVWTLLAAREEGFPWACVDDQVLDGWTVIDTDGSIVCAPSEKEGAHGTHKGTYGHHGFVAVCDNTGEELAQLLSPGNTGANDAEVNIDLLTAAVAQLLGPWRKKVLIRVDGAGFSHALLEWIASAGGRAGPCYRWEYSVGWAFTERERAAVELVDVHDLWQSATGPGGRPRQDAFVADITGLLGDLSAWPPGHRVIVRKEPLHPRYERDASPYAKNKGMRYQTFATNTARGQIAFLDARHRKHARIEPKIHDRKASGMGLLPSRELQVNTAWLMATALACDLRAWLQLLALDGDLVKATPKTLRYRLLHVPARLVCGQRRRRLKIPGTWPWANAIVRAFARIQALPHPT; encoded by the coding sequence ATGTCCGCCGACGGTAAGAACCAGATCGGCCACGTCGGCGGCCTGCACCTGCGACTACCGGCCCAGCGAACCGGCCTGACCGGCACCTTATCGAACGCGCTGCGGCGACGAAGATTCCATCCACTGCACGACCGGGGCCAGGTCCTGGTCGACCTGGCGGTCGCCATCACCCTCGGGGCCACCTGCATCCGCGACATCCGCCTGCTGGAGCACCAGCGGCCGATGATCGGCCCGGTCGCCTCCTTTCCCACCGTGTGGCGAGCGTTGAAGGAGATCGACGAGGCGGCGCTGCGCAGGATCGAGCGGGCCCGGGCCGCGGTGCGCCGCCATGTGTGGACCCTGCTGGCCGCCCGCGAGGAGGGTTTCCCCTGGGCATGCGTCGACGACCAGGTGCTGGACGGGTGGACGGTGATCGACACCGACGGCTCCATCGTGTGCGCCCCGTCGGAGAAAGAGGGCGCGCACGGCACTCACAAGGGCACCTACGGCCACCACGGCTTCGTCGCGGTTTGCGACAACACCGGCGAGGAACTCGCCCAACTCCTGAGCCCGGGCAACACCGGCGCCAACGACGCCGAGGTGAACATCGACCTGCTGACGGCCGCGGTGGCCCAACTGCTCGGCCCATGGCGCAAGAAGGTCCTCATCCGGGTGGACGGTGCCGGGTTCTCCCACGCCCTGCTGGAGTGGATCGCCTCGGCCGGCGGTCGGGCCGGTCCCTGCTACCGCTGGGAGTATTCGGTCGGCTGGGCCTTCACCGAGCGTGAGCGGGCCGCCGTGGAACTTGTCGATGTCCACGACCTGTGGCAGAGCGCGACCGGGCCCGGCGGCCGGCCGCGCCAGGACGCGTTCGTCGCCGACATCACCGGCCTGCTCGGCGATCTGTCGGCCTGGCCGCCGGGACACCGGGTGATCGTCCGCAAGGAGCCCCTGCACCCCCGCTATGAAAGAGATGCCTCGCCGTATGCGAAGAACAAAGGCATGCGGTATCAGACCTTCGCCACCAACACCGCCCGAGGTCAGATCGCTTTCCTGGACGCCCGGCACCGCAAACACGCCCGTATCGAGCCCAAGATCCATGATCGGAAAGCGAGCGGCATGGGCCTGTTGCCCTCGCGGGAACTGCAGGTCAACACGGCCTGGCTGATGGCCACCGCGCTCGCCTGCGACCTGCGGGCCTGGCTGCAGCTGCTGGCTTTGGACGGCGACCTGGTCAAGGCCACTCCCAAGACCCTGCGCTACCGCCTCCTGCACGTTCCGGCCCGTCTCGTGTGCGGTCAACGCCGACGCCGGCTGAAGATTCCCGGCACGTGGCCGTGGGCGAACGCCATCGTGCGCGCTTTCGCACGTATCCAGGCGCTGCCCCACCCGACCTGA
- the tnpA gene encoding IS200/IS605 family transposase has translation MPTPEVRTGRRAVRTLHAHVVSVTRYRRVGFSDPRPVRCEELMREVCAGFEVEPREFNGDHDHVHLLVHHPPKVALSTLAGSPKGLWARMLGKEYGAHVRRCLWGGHLWSGSSFAASVGGAPLAVLEQYIEQRKRPV, from the coding sequence ATCCCAACCCCCGAGGTGCGCACCGGACGCCGTGCTGTCCGCACCCTGCACGCACACGTGGTGTCCGTGACGAGGTACCGGCGTGTGGGGTTCAGCGACCCGAGGCCGGTGCGCTGCGAGGAACTCATGCGCGAGGTCTGCGCCGGCTTCGAGGTCGAACCTCGCGAGTTCAACGGCGACCACGACCACGTCCACCTGCTGGTCCACCACCCGCCGAAGGTCGCCCTGTCCACGCTCGCCGGCTCACCGAAGGGCCTCTGGGCGCGGATGCTTGGCAAGGAATACGGCGCTCACGTCCGCCGGTGCCTGTGGGGCGGGCATCTGTGGTCCGGTTCCTCCTTCGCCGCAAGCGTGGGCGGCGCACCGCTTGCGGTCCTTGAGCAGTACATCGAACAGCGGAAACGACCCGTGTGA
- a CDS encoding RNA-guided endonuclease InsQ/TnpB family protein, protein MELVKRARAHVARLDLGADQVAVLDAQAHTARALWNLLHEYVTFRQGRFATLKDCGAAIRTARREIDWMGRLPAQAAQAVLKTYRQAWANFFNPDHPAHRPTFKGRVRTRLAVDVPQARDLQIKRVNRRWGAINLPKVGRVRFRWTKDLPGLTRGGAAGRITGARLVKDAHGRQVVFRTQILLAPVPAAHPGHTVGIDRGVTVAPALSDGTMREHAPWLTSGEREHLRRLEKTSARRRAARPKRTRPSGREQRTYDQIARLRAKAKRRAVDWQHQTTTELADTFAVIKVEKLSILNMVKSAKGTIEAPGRNVAQKAGLNRSIGGEAWGRTVTLLEYKSADRGGQVVKVPAPGTSQTCHRCGHRDAAGRNRTVFACTNPACGWVGHADTNAAINIKNAVGTPVSGRGDLGVTRSVKRQPPRAA, encoded by the coding sequence GTGGAGTTGGTGAAGCGGGCTCGTGCGCACGTGGCGCGACTCGACCTCGGCGCGGACCAGGTGGCTGTGCTGGACGCTCAGGCGCACACCGCCCGCGCGCTGTGGAACCTGCTGCATGAGTACGTCACCTTCCGCCAAGGCCGGTTCGCTACGTTGAAGGACTGCGGCGCGGCGATCCGGACAGCCCGCCGCGAGATCGACTGGATGGGACGACTGCCCGCCCAGGCGGCGCAAGCGGTGCTGAAAACGTATCGGCAGGCGTGGGCGAATTTCTTCAACCCCGACCACCCCGCCCACCGGCCCACGTTCAAGGGCCGGGTGCGGACCCGGTTGGCCGTGGACGTCCCCCAAGCCCGCGATCTGCAGATCAAGCGGGTCAACCGGCGCTGGGGCGCGATCAATCTCCCCAAGGTCGGGCGAGTGCGGTTTCGCTGGACCAAGGACCTGCCCGGCCTCACCAGGGGCGGTGCCGCCGGGCGGATCACGGGAGCGCGGCTGGTCAAGGATGCTCACGGCCGGCAGGTGGTGTTTCGCACCCAAATTCTCCTCGCGCCGGTCCCGGCCGCGCACCCGGGCCACACGGTGGGGATCGACCGGGGAGTCACCGTCGCCCCGGCCCTGTCGGACGGCACGATGCGTGAGCACGCCCCCTGGCTCACCAGCGGCGAGAGGGAACACCTGCGCCGGCTGGAGAAGACGTCGGCTCGCCGGCGTGCGGCCCGGCCAAAGAGGACCCGCCCCTCGGGGCGGGAGCAGCGCACCTACGATCAGATCGCCCGGCTGCGCGCGAAAGCCAAGCGCCGAGCCGTCGACTGGCAGCACCAGACCACCACCGAACTCGCCGACACGTTCGCTGTGATCAAGGTGGAGAAACTCTCCATTCTCAACATGGTCAAATCCGCCAAGGGCACGATCGAAGCCCCGGGCAGGAACGTCGCCCAAAAGGCGGGGCTGAACCGGTCGATCGGCGGCGAGGCGTGGGGCCGGACCGTCACCCTGCTCGAATACAAGAGTGCCGACCGGGGCGGACAGGTCGTCAAGGTTCCCGCCCCGGGCACCTCACAGACGTGCCACCGATGCGGTCACCGTGATGCGGCCGGCCGCAACAGAACCGTGTTCGCTTGTACCAACCCCGCGTGCGGTTGGGTCGGCCATGCCGATACCAATGCCGCGATCAATATCAAGAACGCCGTCGGAACGCCGGTGTCAGGGCGTGGAGACCTCGGGGTTACCCGGTCGGTGAAGCGTCAACCCCCGCGCGCCGCTTAA
- a CDS encoding DUF6461 domain-containing protein: MPSATASHYQAILARHSEALKETCITWCHARSTDELAVAVGADPQSAAPRTLSNADDESYEHIMRTGHGNTLVVGEMAPWFIVMEPGDTRGAKSLDRLSGDSEALSLVIGDTLRHYSLLYARDGQLLCRLRWLDTPAGDASAIEHHLADLSLLGDVSSEEWKVNAFILAERITEVRLTEEWFAREHTRYFGQP; the protein is encoded by the coding sequence ATGCCCAGCGCAACCGCGTCTCACTACCAGGCCATCCTGGCCAGGCACAGCGAGGCTCTGAAGGAAACGTGTATCACCTGGTGTCACGCCAGAAGCACCGACGAACTCGCCGTTGCCGTCGGCGCCGACCCCCAGAGCGCCGCGCCCCGCACCCTTTCCAATGCTGATGACGAGTCCTACGAGCACATCATGCGAACCGGTCATGGAAATACGCTTGTAGTCGGCGAGATGGCCCCCTGGTTCATAGTCATGGAGCCCGGAGACACCCGCGGCGCGAAATCGCTGGACCGCCTCTCAGGCGACAGCGAGGCACTTTCCCTGGTGATCGGCGACACGCTCCGTCATTACTCACTGCTTTATGCTCGTGACGGCCAATTACTGTGCCGCCTTCGCTGGCTGGACACTCCCGCCGGCGATGCCAGCGCCATCGAGCACCATCTCGCGGATCTGTCATTGCTGGGAGACGTGTCGTCGGAGGAGTGGAAGGTGAACGCGTTTATCCTGGCCGAGCGGATCACCGAGGTACGGCTGACGGAGGAATGGTTTGCCCGCGAGCACACGCGGTACTTCGGTCAACCGTGA
- a CDS encoding alpha/beta hydrolase: protein MEQGTGPLVLLVHGFPESWYSWRHQLAALAAVGYRAVAVDVRGYGRSSKPDGVAAYRMLELIEDNVAVVHALGEETAIIIGHDWGSSIAANSALVRPEVFTAVGLLSVPYAPRGGPRPSEVFSQMGGEEEFYVSYFQEPGRAEAEIEPDVRGWLAGFYAALSGDTMPTSGMPNPHFATRGGTLRERFPTGPLPFWLSQDDLDVYAREFERTGMSAALNRYRNMDRDWEDLALWDAAPIVQPSVFIGGALDASTTWLADAIDAYPVTLPGLVSSHLLDGCGHWIQQERAHEVNQLLTGWLASLPT from the coding sequence GTGGAGCAGGGCACCGGGCCGCTGGTGCTGCTGGTGCACGGGTTTCCGGAGTCCTGGTACTCCTGGCGCCACCAACTGGCGGCATTGGCCGCGGTCGGATACCGGGCGGTGGCCGTGGACGTGCGCGGATATGGCCGTTCGTCCAAGCCGGATGGGGTGGCGGCCTACCGGATGCTGGAACTGATCGAGGACAACGTCGCGGTGGTGCACGCCCTTGGCGAGGAGACTGCGATCATCATCGGTCACGACTGGGGTTCGAGCATCGCCGCCAACAGCGCCCTGGTCCGGCCAGAGGTATTCACCGCGGTCGGGCTGCTGAGCGTTCCCTACGCACCACGGGGCGGACCTCGGCCCAGCGAGGTCTTCTCCCAGATGGGCGGCGAGGAAGAGTTCTATGTCAGCTACTTCCAGGAGCCCGGCCGGGCCGAGGCCGAGATCGAACCGGATGTCCGCGGCTGGCTGGCCGGGTTTTACGCCGCGCTCTCCGGCGACACCATGCCCACTTCCGGCATGCCCAACCCTCATTTCGCCACCCGCGGCGGCACGCTCCGCGAGCGGTTTCCCACCGGCCCGCTGCCGTTCTGGCTCAGCCAGGACGACCTGGACGTCTACGCCAGAGAATTCGAACGCACCGGCATGAGCGCGGCACTCAACCGTTACCGGAACATGGACCGGGACTGGGAAGACCTCGCTCTTTGGGACGCGGCCCCCATCGTTCAGCCGTCGGTGTTCATCGGCGGCGCCCTGGACGCCTCCACCACCTGGCTGGCCGACGCGATCGACGCCTACCCCGTCACTCTGCCCGGGCTCGTCTCCTCTCACCTCCTCGACGGTTGCGGCCACTGGATCCAGCAAGAACGCGCCCATGAGGTCAACCAGCTCCTGACCGGCTGGCTCGCCTCTCTGCCCACCTGA
- a CDS encoding IS3 family transposase, which produces MCRLLRERAAVSERYTLVRAEEADFPVAMMCRLLHVSTSGYYEWKDRPPSVTEQRRHELAERIQEIFDESGRTYGYRRVHAELLRSGQVVDDELVRRLMRQMGLLPVQVKRRRGLTVADAQADPIADLVGRDFTASAPGAKMVGDITQIDTGEGPLFLATVVDCFSKSVIGWSIDMRYPASLVCAAIEMAAQRIPLPVDAIFHSDRGSQYTSAEFGQVLERRGIRRSVGRTGICFDNAMAESFFGKLKTELVHHRSFATRAEARRAVIRYIEGFYNSRRLHSALGYRPPVEVLDEWLTNSTAA; this is translated from the coding sequence ATGTGCCGCCTTCTTCGCGAAAGAGCAGCGGTAAGCGAGCGGTACACGCTCGTCCGTGCGGAGGAGGCCGACTTTCCCGTGGCCATGATGTGCCGTCTTCTCCATGTGTCGACCTCGGGATACTACGAATGGAAGGATCGCCCGCCGTCGGTCACCGAACAACGCCGACACGAGCTCGCGGAAAGAATTCAGGAAATCTTCGACGAATCGGGCCGTACCTACGGCTACCGGCGGGTGCACGCCGAGCTGCTGCGCTCGGGCCAGGTGGTCGACGACGAGCTGGTACGCCGGCTCATGCGGCAGATGGGGCTGCTTCCGGTGCAGGTCAAGCGGCGTCGGGGGCTCACCGTGGCCGACGCGCAGGCCGATCCGATCGCTGACCTGGTCGGGCGGGACTTCACCGCGTCGGCGCCCGGCGCCAAAATGGTCGGCGACATCACACAGATCGACACCGGCGAGGGGCCGCTGTTCTTGGCCACGGTCGTCGATTGTTTCTCCAAGTCGGTTATCGGGTGGTCGATCGATATGCGCTATCCGGCGAGTTTGGTGTGCGCGGCGATCGAGATGGCCGCGCAGCGCATTCCTCTTCCGGTGGATGCGATATTCCATTCTGATAGGGGAAGCCAGTACACCTCGGCTGAGTTCGGGCAGGTACTCGAAAGGCGCGGGATTCGGAGGTCGGTGGGGAGAACCGGGATATGTTTCGACAACGCGATGGCTGAATCGTTCTTTGGAAAGCTGAAGACCGAGCTGGTGCACCATCGGTCGTTCGCCACCCGCGCGGAAGCGCGTCGTGCCGTCATTCGGTACATCGAGGGCTTCTACAACTCCAGGAGGCTGCACTCCGCGTTGGGATACAGACCTCCCGTCGAAGTGCTCGATGAATGGCTGACGAATAGCACGGCGGCGTGA
- a CDS encoding transposase, which yields MAGKNYAQEFKDEVVKAVLDDQVTIGQAAKDFGVSRETVRNWVSKEKRRRSGNTEQARDAAERARIREMERRIAELEQENAFLKKCAAFFAKEQR from the coding sequence GTGGCAGGAAAGAACTACGCCCAGGAGTTTAAGGACGAAGTCGTCAAAGCTGTCTTGGACGATCAGGTGACGATCGGGCAGGCCGCGAAGGATTTCGGGGTTTCACGGGAGACCGTACGGAACTGGGTGAGCAAGGAAAAGCGTCGACGGTCGGGGAACACCGAGCAGGCGCGGGATGCCGCGGAGCGAGCGCGGATCCGTGAGATGGAACGCCGGATCGCCGAGCTCGAACAAGAAAACGCCTTCCTAAAAAAATGTGCCGCCTTCTTCGCGAAAGAGCAGCGGTAA